The Bacteroidota bacterium genome segment GATGATGTAGTGTTAATGTTCGGTAATAACTCGCCACGAGTTATTCTGAACATTAATACTGTTGCTCTAAAACAAAAAATGTAACTTTAAACTCTAAACCAAAAATCGCCTTGTTGCGCTAAGGCCTTGAATGCACCTTTGCTGAAGCGGTGAATCTCATCTATGAAAAGAAGGGGATAATTTGTTCCGAAGAAAGAATCTGATTGCGCTTTGTCAATTACTTCGCGAATATCTTTCACTCCTGACTTAATTGCGCTGAGTTGGTAAAATGGACGCTTAAGTTGAGTTGCAATAATTCTTGCAAGCGTGGTCTTCCCCACTCCGGGCGGCCCCCATAAAATCATAGATGGAATTGTTCCCGACTCAATTGCCCTGCGAAGAATGGCGCCTTCTCCCGCCAAATGTTTTTGTCCGATGAATTCATCAAGAACTTTCGGGCGTAATCGTTCGGCAAGCGGTGCGCTCATAATTAAATATAGGAAAAATCAGAGAGAAAATTTTGGGTGGCCAATGGGATTTGAACCCACGACCTTCTGAACCACAATCAGACGTTCTAACCAACTGAACTATGGCCA includes the following:
- a CDS encoding AAA family ATPase, giving the protein MMSAPLAERLRPKVLDEFIGQKHLAGEGAILRRAIESGTIPSMILWGPPGVGKTTLARIIATQLKRPFYQLSAIKSGVKDIREVIDKAQSDSFFGTNYPLLFIDEIHRFSKGAFKALAQQGDFWFRV